gaACTATTTTtgtagcatttttttttcttccatcttttttttttttttttttatctttaaagTTAGAGTAAACCAGCGTACAACAGACACCACattaaaaggaaagaaaatttttgttcTATTGTGCGTTCGCGAAGGTTAATTTAAAGAGAATATtctaatgtaaaaatttaaatttataatattttgacaatttttttttcacgtAACTTAAGAGTAAGAAGCTATAGCTGAAAGGAAACAAATGAGTGAAAGCGCATGTTCCATAGTAATACCTACATTTGAAgcaattatatgtaaatacttACGAAACCACAGAGGGAAAAAAGTAGTACACATGTTTGTAGAAAAgacaatatattatgttacaCCCCTCTAGCtttaaaaattgttcattttgagtaaattatatttataggaCTATTTTTTACagctgttttttttttttttttttttttttaatctcaTTTTTACTTATCCCATACTACATTAATATGGAGATAAACAAATCTACTGAAATGTTTAACATAAAGcaatttattcaaaaaaaaaaaaaaaaacatatattccATGTTAACATATATACTACATAATTGAAAAGATCCTATTTATCtttcagtttttttttttttttgaatttctCTTTTATAATTGGAAACGCAAGAAGTGTCCAAGGAATATGAATAaggaatatttatatgaggaacaaaaaagataaaaggGAAGGAAAAAGGGCCCTCATAGAATACATATCGCTTGAACAGTTTTTAAAtcttgtaaaatattataaaaataaactattcttcatttttattaaatatgaacaagCATGTTTTGTCCTCAAGCGTAAATGGGTCTAATTTTAAGACCGTTAAAAGAAGtatgaaatttataattttgccTCAAGTAAAATGAGATAGCTATGCATActtgcatatatacacaacCATGAACATACAAAAGAAGCGCCGAAATATGAGAAAATAAGAACACTAGGTCAAGTAGCTACAAAACTGTTCCTAAGCACTACGTTAAAAAATAACGATACGAATGAAAAAGCTGGgcatgttaaaaaaaagctaATTAAATTAAAGCTTTTGCTCCTTTAGcgtatttttataaaaaaaaggagaaaaatgtgtaatataaaaataaggagattatttaaacaatcttaaaaaaatatgttgaGAGATGCTTTCTcgatgtatatgtatatgcacacaAAAAGGCATAAGAATAtgttaacatatatacatgatattaatttcttctttttttcttctttgagtatatacacatgcaaCATTCTAATACAACTCTGCTAAGGGAaaatctaattttttttaagggttatattttttttatcttccatgttttattatacaaaaaaggaTCAAATATTTGTCTTGAGCTATCTCGtcttaactttttatttatagcaggtaatacatatttaatttttctttttgttcttaaTTCATATCTTTTGATATGCGTATTTGCTAAATTAAATTCATCATATTTTCTATCATTCATGGAAGGAGATAtgtcattattatatatgggtatatgtgaattatgtacattttctaaaaataaagtagTAGCATTGCTTTCGTAgtatttttgtttgtttagtgtccttttttttttcttttttttttttatttcttcaacTCCTTTTTTCTGGCTTAGTTTCTTTtgtgttttcatttttcccaCTGCAACGCTGTTGCTAAGCCTGTTTcgttttttctcatttttatttttgattttttgcTTATCTGTAGCTGATGATGGTGGTTTAGCACTACTTCCCTTAGAAGATATGTTGTCTATGTCCTTTCTCGAAAAAAGAGGATTATATGAAACCTCTTGAAGAACAGCATTAACATGATTTGTATTTTCACAAACCGAAGTAATACTACACATGTTACTCTCAACGTTGGAAGAATTATCTAAATTATTCTCATTATACCAGTTTTTCAAACTATTAGAATTAAAATGGGTGTCTCCGCTTTTTGTATTCGTTAATACTTGATCTGTCTTTTGCACGTCTCTCACCTTTTGTTTGTCTCTTGTtctttttgccttttttcccccttttcttttcatttctttgTCTTCCTCCCTTTTTGCTtcccttttttcttctcttcttttctctctttttttttccctcctTTGCTTTCTCCTTTGCTTTCTCCTTTGATGCCTCTTATTGTGCATATAGCCTATACGATTTAAAGGGTAATCAAGCCCAGTGTATGGAAGCAAGGAAGGATTTATGTCTATGTCAATGTAGTTAGCAGGCAATGAGttattcaatatatttttataatttacaattttgtATAAGTTATCATAATGATACTTATTGTAAGTAGCGAATTCAGagttcattttttcctttttcctttttacacAGTTAGAAGTTATTTCTGAAATGAATGCGGAAGGAGGAGGTGCATAAATCGAATGTACATTGGACGAAAAAGaatttaacatatttctttttttcttgtgATAGTTATTTTTCaagtttaataaatttttatcagAAATTTTGTTGCATTTTTTCAAATCTATATAGTAGTACCCCCCTGACATTCTATCGTTActacatcttttttttaaggtgTAAGTACTGTAGTCCTCAACATTACCACTGTTAGGCATCAATTCGTTGCATCTGATTAGGCTATTATTACCaatattactgttattattgttattacttttattactgttattattgtaattgtaattgttattattattattattattattattattattattattattattattattattattattattattattattattattattattattattattattattattattattattattattattattatcatcatcattatcattatcattattaccattatttCCATTATCGTTATTGTTTATAGTTTCGCTGCTATCATTAACGCCCCATAATTTTTCCCCAAGTAATGAAATACTCTCTTGTATATTCGTTTCGTCATCGGCGCACCCATTTTCGTAATCAACCAAGGCGTTTTTGTAATTACTGTAAGGATCCATTTGTCTGCTTAAATTTGTTCCCCacattaaatatttagatTTATTATGCTGCATATCGTTAAAATTAaacttttcataattatcttttgatgcataaataaaaggAGACACCTCATCAGTATTCCTCTGTTTTCTTAACAACAATTCGTTGTTTAAGAAATCGTTTCTTTTGCTTAAGCCAATTAAAGCACTATATTTGTCTCtcctattattttttaagtacatTTCAGAAAGAACTCTGTTATCCCTTTTGTATGCATTATTAACTTGACTACGTTTGAAATTTTCCAAATAATGGTCCGGTTCACTACACATATGATACGTACTTTCTACTTGGTCATTAtagttataattataatcatcttttatgttattataatcatcttttatgttattataatcatcttttatgtaattataatcATCTTTTATGttactataattattttttatattaatgttcATAAAAGGATTGCCTATACGTCTATTATTTATAGTCTGTTCATATTTCCTTATATAGTTTTTAAAAGATTCATCCATGtcatataaacatttattcTCCTCCTTAAAGTTATCCTCACTGAAATAAGTTCTCCTGTTTCTATCATT
The sequence above is drawn from the Plasmodium malariae genome assembly, chromosome: 5 genome and encodes:
- the PmUG01_05018800 gene encoding conserved Plasmodium protein, unknown function yields the protein MTPLCKQAGIKEDVNIIISFYEDIINEMKCSYNNLYDTVIILKTKIDDIENSVEEDIKNRKNGYLHLKKENNKSSRNGEKEYNFYNTDILNNILCNKLDNYVLNKRGAIKLLYHEGEGLFNLPTRISRNKYEQNSEKAHSFDDIKTSKETIIRKKDEMRSREYYMNGMLRIKESLEGEKTTSDDEIEEEDNKNSLTQKKKNSKTCEGVKSVIFARSGVSKNSIDGKNLDGCRNPEMVRNFDTSIKYDKFNNHIAENNPLSDQKITSGERTVLMRRGKEKTEYMESYLKQSYDKSCSGEKSSDKERNKTDLVITKYCSKDSKADSSSENFADLNFSDYSMDSNKIRVIKLSHENKILSDILMQKKKDYENVVVNNRKNDDLRQITNDALFFNKKCYSQDEVRSVLDKESNLHDEWNNLNNEEKELHDEGSNLHDEQRELHDLERILHNEESDLHNEKYSAQDEQAHFICNSFIPRNMVNGHFMNSVNKNTNIYSEQVNDSNTGCYYEKIKNSSKIEEKKGRRKNKDIRHSVIYNNDRNRRTYFSEDNFKEENKCLYDMDESFKNYIRKYEQTINNRRIGNPFMNINIKNNYSNIKDDYNYIKDDYNNIKDDYNNIKDDYNYNYNDQVESTYHMCSEPDHYLENFKRSQVNNAYKRDNRVLSEMYLKNNRRDKYSALIGLSKRNDFLNNELLLRKQRNTDEVSPFIYASKDNYEKFNFNDMQHNKSKYLMWGTNLSRQMDPYSNYKNALVDYENGCADDETNIQESISLLGEKLWGVNDSSETINNNDNGNNGNNDNDNDDDNNNNNNNNNNNNNNNNNNNNNNNNNNNNNNNNNNNNNNNNNNYNYNNNSNKSNNNNNSNIGNNSLIRCNELMPNSGNVEDYSTYTLKKRCSNDRMSGGYYYIDLKKCNKISDKNLLNLKNNYHKKKRNMLNSFSSNVHSIYAPPPSAFISEITSNCVKRKKEKMNSEFATYNKYHYDNLYKIVNYKNILNNSLPANYIDIDINPSLLPYTGLDYPLNRIGYMHNKRHQRRKQRRKQRREKKREKRREEKREAKREEDKEMKRKGGKKAKRTRDKQKVRDVQKTDQVLTNTKSGDTHFNSNSLKNWYNENNLDNSSNVESNMCSITSVCENTNHVNAVLQEVSYNPLFSRKDIDNISSKGSSAKPPSSATDKQKIKNKNEKKRNRLSNSVAVGKMKTQKKLSQKKGVEEIKKKKKKKRTLNKQKYYESNATTLFLENVHNSHIPIYNNDISPSMNDRKYDEFNLANTHIKRYELRTKRKIKYVLPAINKKLRRDSSRQIFDPFLYNKTWKIKKI